CCGGAGCGACGGCATTGACCCGCACGGTGGGGCCGAGTTCGACCGCCAACTCCTGGGTCATGTGCGTCAGCATGGCCTTGGTCGCGCCGTAGTAGCCGATGCCGGGCGCGGGTTTGAGCCCGGCCACCGAGCACACGTTGAGCACCGAACCACCGTGCTCGGCCATCCAGGCGCGGTGTACCTGCTGGGTCCAGGCCAGCGCACCGAGCACGTTGACCTCGAAGGTCTTGCGGGCGACACCGTGATCGAGCTCGATCAACGGCCCATATGCCGGATTGATCCCGGTGTTGTTGACCAGCATGTCGACTCGACCGAAGGAGTCGAGCGTACGCGCGATCGTCGCCTCCTGGTGCTCGGTGTCGTCGGCCTTGCCCGACACCGCGAGCGCGTGCTCGGCACCCCCCAGAGCTTCCACCGCCTCATCGAGTGCCTCGGGCTTGCGCGCCGTGAGACACACCTTGGCTCCCTCGGCCACCAGCCGCTCGGCAATCGAGAACCCGATTCCTCGACTGGCGCCGGTCACGATCGCCACCCGGCCGTCGAAACGCTTGCTCATTCGCTTCCCTTCCGTCCTTGACGGGATACGCCACGGGACCTGCGCCGCAGGGCCTCGTCCATCACCGATACCGGCCACACGAGAATTCCGACAAGACCGACCAGTCGGTACGTCCAGTCAAAAGGTCACCCCCACATCCCGTCAAGACCCGATCGACACGAAGACCAGGCGCGCACGATAGCGCACACAATGAACCGGACCGCGTTATTCTGAACCCATGACTGTCGCGCTGGAGACCGTGCTCGCCAGAGCCGGATTGAAAATCACGGCTCACGAGTTTCTCTCCCTCGTCGAGGACGCCGCCAACCGGCTGACTCCGGTCCAGCCGGACCCCGCCGCACGTTTCGATGAATCCAGCCGTGGAGCACT
This Haloactinomyces albus DNA region includes the following protein-coding sequences:
- a CDS encoding SDR family oxidoreductase: MSKRFDGRVAIVTGASRGIGFSIAERLVAEGAKVCLTARKPEALDEAVEALGGAEHALAVSGKADDTEHQEATIARTLDSFGRVDMLVNNTGINPAYGPLIELDHGVARKTFEVNVLGALAWTQQVHRAWMAEHGGSVLNVCSVAGLKPAPGIGYYGATKAMLTHMTQELAVELGPTVRVNAVAPAVVKTQFATALYENNEEEVAAQYPMQRLGIPSDVSGAAAYLLSEEASWVTGQILTLDGGVTLTGGV